Proteins encoded together in one Acidobacteriota bacterium window:
- a CDS encoding glycosyltransferase family 9 protein, with protein MDPGNLLVRLPNWVGDILMAHPAVCALRARWPHVRLVGVAHGRHAALAERLGVFDRIVAAPGGSGLARVSAVRAAARALRSLRVDTAVVLAPSFEAALSAWLAGARRRIGHDTDRRGLLLTDPVAPRPGVHRADEYLDLARVLDAGDPPAGAPRLSLIAADRVCAARLFAAMGWGDDSRPLFVNPAAAKTPRAWSAVRFRALAERLAAAGRRVVVHDRPPFEAPPGWAAVHGVALVRDATLPELAALLERCALYVGNDSGPAHLAASAGIPTVTIHGPSSPARTAPRAGAGEPHVAVSAGFDCSPCRERFFDECPSPPSPDGRPPCLAAVTVEEVAAAARQVLERSVTRRASP; from the coding sequence GTGGATCCCGGGAACCTGCTCGTCCGGCTTCCGAACTGGGTGGGCGACATCCTGATGGCGCACCCGGCGGTCTGCGCGCTCCGCGCGCGCTGGCCGCACGTGCGGCTCGTCGGGGTGGCGCACGGGCGGCACGCGGCGCTCGCCGAACGCCTCGGAGTCTTCGATCGGATCGTCGCGGCGCCGGGCGGATCCGGCCTGGCGCGCGTGTCGGCGGTCCGGGCCGCCGCCCGCGCGCTGCGCTCGCTGCGGGTGGACACGGCGGTCGTTCTGGCGCCGTCGTTCGAGGCTGCGCTCAGCGCATGGCTGGCCGGGGCACGGCGGCGGATCGGTCACGACACCGATCGTCGCGGCCTGCTGCTGACCGACCCCGTGGCGCCGCGGCCCGGCGTGCACCGCGCGGACGAGTACCTCGACCTGGCGCGGGTTCTCGACGCCGGCGATCCGCCGGCCGGGGCGCCGCGGCTGTCGCTGATCGCCGCCGACCGCGTTTGCGCGGCAAGGTTGTTCGCCGCCATGGGATGGGGGGACGACTCGCGGCCGCTGTTCGTCAATCCCGCCGCCGCCAAGACGCCGCGCGCGTGGTCGGCGGTCCGGTTCCGGGCACTGGCGGAGCGGCTTGCCGCCGCCGGCCGGCGGGTCGTCGTGCACGATCGTCCACCCTTCGAGGCGCCTCCGGGCTGGGCCGCGGTCCACGGGGTGGCGCTGGTTCGCGACGCGACCCTGCCCGAGTTGGCGGCGCTGCTCGAGCGCTGCGCCCTCTACGTCGGAAACGACAGCGGGCCGGCGCACCTCGCGGCGTCCGCCGGGATTCCGACCGTCACCATCCACGGGCCCTCGTCGCCGGCCCGCACCGCGCCGCGCGCCGGCGCCGGGGAACCGCACGTCGCGGTCTCCGCCGGATTCGACTGCTCGCCGTGCCGCGAGCGCTTCTTCGACGAGTGTCCCTCGCCGCCGTCGCCGGACGGACGTCCGCCCTGTCTCGCCGCCGTCACGGTGGAGGAGGTCGCCGCCGCGGCGCGGCAGGTCCTGGAGCGCAGCGTCACTCGTCGAGCTTCGCCTTGA
- the lpxD gene encoding UDP-3-O-(3-hydroxymyristoyl)glucosamine N-acyltransferase — MKTVQQIADRVGGRVHGDGTLEIRTIGSLDRAAQGALAYAEGKHLAKVDATAATCVLIPDVEIPDRTVIVVDRPRVAFARAAQWLLPPRLPAPGVHETALVAPDATLGPDVSVGAWTLVEAGAAVGAGTVIYPGGYIGAGSSIGANCILYPRVTLYPGNSIGDRVILHAGVVIGSDGFGFVFDGERQIKVPQVGGAQIGDDVEIGANACIDRGALDETIVAAGVKIDNLCHLGHNVRIGDHAVISAQTGIAGSSTVGREAIIGGQVGIADYCRIDDHGIVGAQCGIPSRKRVPAGQPFWGTPARPLKDIKKQQGYLHRLPRMAAEVASLRAELDALKAKLDE; from the coding sequence ATGAAGACGGTGCAGCAAATCGCGGACCGGGTGGGCGGCCGGGTGCACGGCGACGGCACGCTGGAGATCCGGACCATCGGCAGCCTGGATCGAGCTGCCCAGGGGGCGCTGGCATATGCCGAGGGGAAGCACCTCGCCAAGGTGGATGCCACCGCGGCGACGTGCGTCCTCATACCGGACGTCGAGATCCCCGACCGCACGGTGATCGTCGTCGACAGGCCCCGCGTCGCGTTCGCGCGCGCCGCGCAGTGGCTGTTGCCGCCGCGGCTCCCGGCTCCCGGCGTGCACGAGACGGCGCTGGTGGCGCCCGACGCGACCCTCGGTCCGGACGTCTCGGTCGGCGCCTGGACGCTCGTCGAAGCGGGTGCGGCGGTCGGCGCGGGCACCGTGATCTACCCTGGCGGCTACATCGGCGCCGGCAGCTCGATCGGCGCCAACTGCATCCTGTACCCGCGCGTGACGCTGTACCCGGGGAACTCGATCGGAGACCGCGTCATCCTGCATGCTGGGGTCGTCATCGGCTCCGACGGGTTCGGCTTCGTCTTCGACGGCGAGCGGCAGATCAAGGTGCCCCAGGTGGGCGGCGCGCAGATCGGCGACGACGTCGAGATCGGCGCCAACGCCTGCATCGACCGGGGCGCCCTCGACGAGACGATCGTCGCCGCCGGCGTGAAGATCGACAATCTCTGCCACCTCGGTCACAACGTGCGGATCGGCGACCATGCGGTCATCTCGGCCCAGACCGGCATCGCCGGCAGCTCCACCGTCGGGCGCGAGGCGATCATCGGCGGGCAGGTGGGCATCGCCGACTACTGCCGCATCGACGACCACGGCATCGTCGGCGCGCAGTGCGGCATCCCGTCGCGCAAGCGCGTCCCGGCCGGCCAGCCCTTCTGGGGGACCCCGGCGCGACCGCTCAAGGACATCAAGAAGCAACAGGGCTACCTGCACCGCCTCCCCCGCATGGCGGCCGAGGTCGCGAGCCTGCGCGCCGAGCTCGACGCCCTCAAGGCGAAGCTCGACGAGTGA